The sequence TCATCCAATGATACATTCCCCACAGCCATGCATATAGCAGCTGTAACTGTCCTTCATAAATACCTCTATGACTCTATTGATGAACTGACAGCTACTTTTACTGCAAAGAGTGAAGAATACATGCATACCGTCAAAATCGGACGCACCCACGTGCAGGATGCAGTTCCGCTGACATTCGGCCAGGAAGTATCCGGCTGGACACAGATGCTGATCCAGAGCAAGAAAATGATTCAGGATGGGGAAAAGTATCTCCATGAACTTGCCATCGGCGGCACGGCCGTAGGAACCGGCCTTAACAGCCCGAAGGGATTCGGTGAACAGGTCTCCAGGGCAATTGCTGATGAAACAGGAATTCCGTTCACTTCAGCTCCCAATAAATTCTATGCCCTGACAGCCAGAGATGATATCGTCTTTACGCACGGTGCTTTGGATGCGCTGGCCGGCGACTGCATGAAATTTGCTGACGACCTCCGCCTTCTGGCAGGCGGCCCCAGAGCAGGACTTGGAGAACTGACAATCCCTGCCAATGAACCGGGTTCCTCCATCATGCCGGGCAAGGTGAATCCGACACAGTGCGAAGCGCTGACAATGGTTGCATGCCGCGTTCATGGCAATCAGGCAGCAGTTTCCATGGCATCCTCGCAGGGACGCTTTGAGCTTAACGTCTATGCCCCGATTCTTGCTGACAGCTTCATTGAATCCGTCAAACTCTTAGGCGAAGCCATCCATTCCTTTGATATTCACTGCGCACAGGGAATCCAGGTCAATGAAGACCGCATGGAAGAACTCGTAGAAAAATCCCTGATGCTCGTTACTGCATTATCCCCGCATATCGGCTATGAAAAGTCCGCTAAGATCGCAAAGAAGGCATTTGCTGACAACAGCTCCCTCAAGGAAGCGGCTCTTGATCTTGGCTACGTAACCGAAGAAGAATATGACCGCTGGGTTGATGCCAGAGAAATGACAAACGTTGACCGCTGATTGTTTCAGGTAATCATTAAGACTGGAGATTCCTCATCAGGGATCTCCGTTTTTTTGTTGGGCACAAGCTGCAGGAAATCCTTTTGAAAAGAAATCCAGGAATGCATAATGTCCTTAACGGGACAGGGAATTTCATATATAATAAGGAAAATACTATGCCTGCATAAAGGAAAATGAGATATGGATGCTGTTTTTACAGGCATAACAGCGCCGATTTAAGAGAATTTGCAAATAGGAGAGTTTTATTTCCTAAGAATTCTTTTTTCTCGGGTTCTTTTATGATAGAATAGTAGCGTTGACTTTACATTAAGTATATACATATCAGGGAGGTTATATGGGTCATATTTCTGTGATAGGCAGCTGTAACATGGATCTCATGATCGAGGCCGACAGAAGACCACAAGCCGGCGAAACAGTTATGGGAAAGAGACTGATCGTTTCTCCTGGAGGAAAAGGGGCCAATCAGGCAGTAGCAGCAGCCCGACTTGGGGAAAAGGTATATATGATTGGCTGTGTTGGCAATGACGCTTATGGCAGCATGATGCTCGATACGCTCAAAGAGAACGGCGTGAATACGGATTATGTGTCTGTCCTGGACAATGAAGCGACCGGCACGGCGCACATCATTCTGGCAGAAGGCGATAACAGCATCATCGTATTGAAGGGTGCCAATGACAAAGTGGATAAAAATGTAGTTGATTCTGCTTTTGATATTATCAAGACATCTTCGCTTGTCATGCTCCAGCATGAGATTCCCATGGATACTATTGGATATATCATTGACAGGTGCTATGAAGAAGGGATTCCGGTCATGCTGAATCCTGCACCTTACATGGATATCCCTGAAGAATGGATTGAAAAAGTTACATACCTGACTCCTAATGAACATGAAGCAGCGCTGATGTTTGAAGGAATGGACCGTGATGAAATTCTGAAAGCCCATGCCGGAAAGGTCATCATGACCGTAGGAAAAGAAGGCGTTGTTTACGGGGATGGCGATGATGTGGTTCATGTTTCCGGATTTACTGTCTCTGCAGTAGATACGACCGGGGCAGGGGATACATTCAACGGTGCTTTCGCAGCTGCAAGATGCGACGGGCTTCCGCTTAAGGAAGCAGTACGTTTTGCCAATGCGGCAGCGGCTTTGTCAGTTCAGAAGATTGGCGCTCAGGGCGGCATGCCTTGGCGCAGTGAAGTGGAGGAGATGCTTTCATGAACAAGTATGGAATCTTAAACAGCAGCATTGCTAAAGTTCTGGCAGATCTGGGCCATACAGATAAAATCTGCATTGGCGACTGCGGACTTCCTGTGCCAAGCGGCGTAGAGAAAATCGATCTGGCGCTTCGTTTCGGTGAACCGCTCTTTATCGAAGTTGTCAAAGAAGTGGCAAAGAACATGCAGATAGAGAAAATTTATCTGGCACCGGAAACAGCATCCAAGAATCCAAAGCAGTGGGAAGCACTGAAAGAAGTATTCCCGGAAGACAAAGTCGAATGGGTCATGCTGAAGGACCACGAACAGCTGAAAGCAATGGAGAAGGATTGCAAGACTGTCATCAGGACAGGAGAAGTTACTCCTTTCTCCAATATTATTCTCCAGTCCGGAGTCATCTTCTAAGAGAGGAATCTGAAGTACATGGATATAAATATGGTAGGGATTTGCAAATCCTTCGGTACGAACAAAGTACTCGGGGGAGTCAATCTCCATATTCGTCCCGGCGAAGTGCATGCTTTGATGGGCGAAAACGGGGCAGGCAAATCTACATTGATGAATATTTTAACAGGGATTCATAAAGCGGATGCCGGAACGATTCTTGTCGATGGAAAGGAAGTCACATTCCAGAACAATAAGGATGCAGAAGAGCATGGCATTGCTTTTATTCATCAGGAACTCAATATATGGCCGAACTTGTCAGTGCTTGAAAATCTCTTCCCGACAAACCAGCCCAGAACACGTCTGGGATTGATTGATTTCAAGGAAATGAGAAGACGCGCTGAAGCAAAGTGCAAGGAAATCGGAATTGAACTTCCTCTTGATGCAATTGCAGGAGAGTGCTCCGTAGGCCAGCAGCAGATGACTGAAATTACACGAAACCTGATGCTGGATGCCAAGACGGTCATCATGGACGAACCGACAGCTGCCTTGACAGAACGTGAAACCGACAGCCTTTTTGCCGTCATGAAGACATTGAAGAACAACGGCGTATCTGTCATTTATATTTCCCACCGCATGGAAGAAGTATTCAATAACTGTGATACGATCACCGTCATGCGTGACGGACAGACAATCAGCACGCGTCCTACGGAAGAAACAGGAATGGACCAGATCGTCAATGATATGGTTGGCCGTGTCATGAGCGAATATTATCCGGTTCGTACGAACGTTCCGGGCGATGAAGTATTCCGCGTGGAAAACTTCACACAGCCCGGCGTGTTCCGTGATGTTTCCTTCTCCGTCAGGAAGGGCGAGATCCTTGGCGTGGCAGGGCTCATGGGCGCAGGACGTACGGAAATCATGAGAGCCATTTTTGGCGTCGATCCGCATGAATCCGGCAAGCTGTACCTGGAAGGAAAGGAAATCACAATCAAGAAGCCGCTTGATGCAATCAATCATGGTTTCGGGTTCATTACAGAAAACAGAAAATCCGAAGGTCTGATCCTTGACTTCTCAATCGGAAAGAATATTGCGCTTCCCAGTGAAGAAAGACTGGCCAAGGGCCATGTCATCAATGCCAAAGCTGAACGGGATTTTTCCGAAGAACTTTCCCACCGTTTGGGGGTTAAAGCACAGAGCATTGATTTGGCAGCAAGCACACTCTCTGGCGGCAATCAGCAGAAGGTCGTCATTGCCAAGTGGGTAGGCATGCACCCCAAGCTTCTGATCCTCGACGAACCGACAAGAGGCATCGATATCGGTGCGAAGAAGGATATTTATGATTTGATGAATGAACTGACCGCCAAAGGCGTGTCCATCATCATGGTTTCTTCCGAACTTCCGGAAGTCATCGGGATGAGTGACAGAATCATGGTTATCCATGAAGGCCGTGTGGCTGGAATCGTTGATCATAAAGATGCAACACAGACAAGAATTATGACGCTTGCAACCGGAGGAGAGTAAAAAGAATGAATTCCGCTAAAGTAAAAAACATTGTAAGAGAAATGGGTCCGCTGATTGGGCTGATTCTTCTCTTTATTGTCATTTCTGTATTGAATGACAGTTTCATCGATCCATCTAACTTAAGAAACCTGGCCAGACAGATTTCCATCAATGCACTGATCGCCTTTGGCATGACCTTCGTCATCCTGACGGGCGGCATTGACCTGTCTGTCGGTTCCATTCTGGCTCTTTCCAGTGCACTTATGGCAAGCATGATTGCCAAAGGCACGAATCCGGAAATGGCAATCGTATTCTCTGCTTTCATCGGCATCCTTCTGGGAGCCGTGAACGGCATCATCATTTCTTATGGCAAGGTCGCACCTTTTATTGCTACACTGGCTACCATGACTATTTACCGCGGTGCTACCCTTGTTTATACAAACGGCAACCCGATCAGCGAATTGACAGATGATCCTCTCTTCACAGGTTGTGGTCAGGGATTTGTCCTTGGAATTCCGGTTCCTGCGATTGTCATGCTGATTGCATTCTTCATCCTGTACTTCATCCTGAAGAAGACTCCTCTTGGACGTCAGACTTATGCAGTAGGCGGCAATGAAAAGGTCTCCTACATTTCCGGGATTAAGATTGACAGAATCAAGATTTTTGCGTATGCTTTGACTGGATGCCTTTGTGCGGTGGCAGGCGCTATCCTGACTGCTCGTCTGAACAGTGCCCAGCCTACAGCCGGCATGGGTTATGAACTTGATGCTATCGCTGCAGTAGTACTTGGCGGTACATCTCTGGCCGGCGGTAAAGGCCGTATTTCCGGTACTTTGATCGGTGCTCTGATCATTGGTACATTGAATAACGGTCTTAACATACTGAACGTATCCAGCTTCTACCAGCAGGTTGTCAAAGGTATAGTTATTTTGCTCGCAGTACTTATGGATCGCAAGAAAAACTAAGGAGGAAGACAATTGTTAAAGAAAATCGCTTTGGCTGCAATGATCGGTGCAGCACTTATTTCTGTCGCAGGCTGCGGCTCTTCTGATAAGAAGTCCAACGGAGCAGCTTCTGGCTCCAAGAATGTTACGATCGGCTTCTCTGTTTCCACACAGAACAACCCGTTCTTCGTAACCATGGCTAACAGCGTAAAAGCCGCTGCTGATAAAGCCGGTGTCAATGTTAAAATCGTTGATGCTCAGAATGACCCTGCAAAGCAGGCTAATGATATCGCAGATCTGCTCCAGGGCAACATCAGCGTACTCATCGTAAACCCGGTTGACTCCGCTGCCATCTCCAACTCTGTCATCGCAGCAAATAAGGCAAAGATTCCGGTTATCACCATTGACCGCTCTTCCGATAAGGGCGAAGTTGCAGCTCATATCGCTTCCAACAACGTCAAAGGCGGCGAAATGGCAGCTAACTTCATCGTTTCTAAACTTGGCGAAGGTGTTCCGGTTGCTGAACTGGAAGGTATTCCAGGCGCATCTGCTACACGTGAACGCGGCCAGGGCTTCCATAACATTGCCGACAATAAACTGAAGGTTGTTGCAAAGCAGAGCGCAGACTTTGACAGAAGCAAGGGCCTGACAGTTACTGAAAATATTCTTCAGGCAAATCCTGAAATCAAGGCTATTTTCGCTCAGAATGACGAAATGGCTCTTGGCGCAGTCAGCGCAGCAAAAGCTGCTAACAAGCAGCTCCTGATTATCGGCTTCGACGGCACTGCTGACGGCATCAAAGCTGTCAACGACGGCGAAATGGCAGCTACCATTGCTCAGCAGCCAGATAAGATGGGCGAAATCGGCGTTGATACCGCTATTAAGCTCGCTAAGCATGAAAACGTAGAAAAGAATATTGCTGTTGACCTGAAACTGGTTGAAAAGAAATAATCTTTTCTAAAATGACAACCTGAATTAAAAACCGCGGCCTTCGTGCCGCGGTTTTTCTTTTTGATTTGATATCGGTAAGCTTTTTACGTGCATTTATTGAATATATTATTCGTTATTATTCATTGACGATGATGCCTGCTAAATTTATAATAGGAGAAGCATAAAAATTAATGGAAAAGGAATCTATATGAATTTAAATGACGCAAATCTTTTCTCCGGCGTTTTAGGAGAAAATCAAATAAAAGTGAACGAACCTATGAGCAGGCATACGACATTTGGTATTGGCGGGCCCGCTGATTTTTTTCTGCTGCCTGAAACGACAGAAGAATTATGCATCATTACCAAACTGGTCAGAAAGAATAATCTGCCGCTCTTCATCCTTGGCGGCGGCGCGAACCTTCTTGTCAGGGACAAGGGAATACGCGGTGTTGTCATCTGCACATCCCGTCTTCAGGGCATTGAAAAAATAGGAAATATGCTTAAAGTATCAAGCGGCATTCCGACAGCCGCTGTTGCCAGGAAGGCTCTTTCATACGGCCTCTCCGGGATGGAATTTGCAAGCGGCATCCCGGGTTCTATCGGCGGAGCTGCATTCATGAATGCGGGTGCTTATGGCGGGGAAATGTCAAAAATCATTTCCCAGGCGACGGTCTGCGATACGAGCGGCGACCTTGTTGTTTATGACAAGAAGGATCTCGGATATTCTTACCGCCAAAGCCGTTTCATGCAGAAAGGCGAGGTCATTGTAGATATTACACTCTCCCTCAAGGAAGGCAATGAAAACGATATCAAGGCGCTTATGGATGATTTGAACGGAAGACGCAGATCCAAGCAGCCGCTGGACAAGAAGAGCGCAGGAAGCACCTTTAAACGCCCTGAGGGCCATTTCGTAGGCCAGATGATAGAAGAATTAGGGCTTAAGGGATTTTCTGTCGGAGATGCCCAGGTGAGCGAAATGCATGCCGGATTCCTGATCAATAACGGCAACGCCAGCTGCGAAGATATGCTCCAGCTGATTCATGTAGTACAGGGAAAAGTGAAGGAAGCCTATGGAGTCGATCTGCATACGGAAGTACAGATTGTCGGAGAAGAATAATCCAGTAAATGCTCTTTTTATGAATTGATTGACTGTTTTTAAGAAAGAAGGCAGGCTGCAATGGAAGTCATAGCATTTTTTGGTCCACCCGGAACAGGAAAAAGTGACAGGGCTCTTGTTGTAGCCTATGAAAATAAAGCGTCCTGTATTATTGACGACGGAATCCTTATTTACCACAGCAGAATCGTGGCCGGCAAATCAGCCAAGCGCGAAGAAAGCCGCCTGAAGGCTGTCAGGCGAGCTATTTTCTGGGATGCGGAGCAGAGGGAAGAAGTCAGGCAGGCTCTTGAGAAAATCAATCCGAAGCGTGTCCTAATCCTTGGTACGTCGGACCGCATGGTAGAGACGATCTGCGAGGCACTGGGACTTCCAAAGCCATCCAAGTATATCAGGATTCAGGATGTCGCCCGTCCGGATGAGATGCTTAAGGCAAAAGAAGCAAGGAACAAGGAAGGAAAGCACGTTATTCCTGTCCCTACCATGGAACTGAAGCCTTACTTCAAAGGGTACCTCATTGATCCGCTCCGTTTCTTCCGTAACAGGAAGAAGGAAATGCCGAAGCGTTTCAGCGAGAATGAGGAAAGATCTGTGGTAAGGCCGGTTTTCAGCTATTACGGGAAGCTCTCGTTTTCTGACCGTGTCATTGAGTCGCTGGTGTATTATGCAGTCAGGGATATGAAAAAAATCCGCATTACGCATGTCAGAAGCGAGAAAAGCACGGGCCAGATGAATGGGATCATCCTTTTCATTGATGTCTCCGTAAAGCCCGGAACACCGCAGGAAATCAAGAAAATCATCCATACGATGAGAGACCGCATCCAAAGGGAAATCGAGCATACGACTGGCATGTCGCTCGATACGATCAAGGTCAATGTGACGACCGGAGTGACGCGGTAAAGAAAATCGTCAAATAATTTTCTTGACAGAGATTTGTCCATATGGTAAGTTAGATGCAACTCTAAACGATGAGGAAAAGAGTAAACAGATGGCGGCAGCCAAGCGAGTCCGGATAGTGGAAGCGGATATGTCAAAACTGTTGAAGTGCATTTCTGAGTTTGAAAGGCTGAAACCAAGTAGGCTTTCCCGGGTCCTCCCGATACAGAGGCACGGTATGCGGCACAGGCCAAGTACCTGTTAAGGCATGTATGGCGACATATATGCAAAATTAGGTGGAATCACGTAGCTCTCGTCCTAAACGGATGGGGGCTTTTTTGATTACATGAAGAGCAGTGCCTCTTCATGATCCGTTTTGAGTAAGCGCAAAGGAGAAGTCATTATGATGGAAAGGCGATGTCGTAGTTAAGAGACTGGGAAGCATAGAAGAAGCGTATTAAAAATGAGTGCAGAATGACCTGCACGTATAAACGGATTTCCAAGGGAGGAAAATAAGATGAGCGAAAAGAAACTTCATTTTGAAACATTACAACAGCATGCAGGCCAGGTGCCGGATCCGGTAACAGGGGCAAGAGCCGTTCCGATTTATCAGACGACATCCTATGTATTCAAGGATGCACAGGAAGCAGAAGACCGCTTCGCACTCCGCAATCCGGGTTACATTTATGGCCGCCTGACCAATCCGACGCAGGATGTACTGGAAAAGAGACTGGCAGCCCTTGAAGGCGGCACAGCAGGCCTTGCTGTAGCAAGCGGCGCAGCAGCAGTTACGTATTCCATTTTGAATATTGCAGGAGCCGGCGATGAAATCGTTGCCGCATCCACCCTTTACGGCGGCACCTATGAGCTCTTTACCGATACACTGCCGCAGCTCGGCATTACGACCCATTTCGTAGATCCTGATCATCCGGAAGAAATTGAAAAGGCGATTACTCCAAAGACAAAAGCAGTCTATATCGAAACATTGGGAAATCCGGCCATCAACATCCCGGACTTTGATCTGATCAGGGATATCGCTCATGCCAGGAATCTTCCTGTACTTGTTGATAATACATTTGCTACACCTTACTTATTCCGTCCTCTGGAACACGGGCTTGACGTATCCATCCATTCCACGACAAAATTCATCGGCGGACACGGCACGACACTGGGTGGTGCTATCATTGAAAACGGAGCATTCAACTGGAACCAGCCGGAAAGATATCCTCATTTCGCAAAACCGGATGCATCCTATCATGGAATCAATTTTGCAACAGACATCCCGGGAGCCGGCTTCGTAACAAGAATCCGTGCCAAAGTACTCAGAGATACCGGCGCAGCCATTTCCCCGATTTCCGCATGGTTCTTTATTCAGGGACTTGAAACACTGTCCCTCCGTGTAGAAAGACATGTTTACAACGCAACGAAAGTGGCTGAATACCTGGAAGCTCATCCGAAGGTAGCAAAGGTCAACTATCCGGGCCTCAAATCTTCTCCATATCATAAACTGCAGGAAAAATACCTGCCGAAGGGCGCGGGTTCCATTTTCTCCATCGAGCTGAAAGACGGGTTTGAAGCAGCCAGAAAATTCATTGACAACCTCGAAATCTTCTCCGACCTTGCCAATGTAGGCGACTCCAAATCTCTCGTCGTTCATCCGGCCTCCACTACCCATCAGCAGCTTGATGAAGCAGCACAGAAGGCAGCAGGAATCACACCGGGAACCGTACGTATTTCTGTAGGCATTGAAAATGTCGACGATCTCCTGAATGATCTGGAACAGGCTCTTGCCAAAATTTGATGAATAAAATCAGATATCTTCTGAATGCAGGGGAGATCCTGTTCTCTGGTGAAGATTGAAAATGAAAAGGCAGTGTGCGGTAATTTTGCACACTGCCTTTTATAGTGATGATTAAAAAATTCTAGCCGTTCCAGTGGTGGGGGATTTCAGGAAATTCTCCGATGACCATCATGTTGGCAAGGATATTGGACATAAGGCGTCCTTCCTCGTCGCGCATTTCAGCGGTAATGGCGATGGTAGAGCGGCCGCGGTGAGTGACCTTGCTCGTGACGCGGATTGTTTCTCCAGGCGTTACCGTACGGATGAAATTCATCGTCAGTGTAACTGTTGCAACGACGGCGCCTACGGTTGCGCTCGTCACACCTGTAACGGAATCAGCAAGCGCGGCAAAAACGCCTCCATGAATGACGCCTCTCTGGTTGTTATGCTTTTCGGGGTCGGTCTTAAGGCTGACCGTTGCGCTTCCGCAGTGAATTTCTTCAATGTTGATATGGAAGTAATCCATCATGAAATGATTGGGCTTGTATATATCTCTGATGTGCTGCCTGATTTGTTCTGGGTCTGTTAAAATTTCCATAAATAACCTCCCGCTGAAATAAGGAACTATATAAACAATCATAATCACGCACCGGGGGGAATTGCAAGAATGAATCATCCTGACAGGAGAAATCCGTTCCACTTTACGATGAGTTTCCAAACAACGTATAATAATTATATATAGTATAATAATTATATATACTCAATTGGATTTAAAAGGTATAAGGAGGTCATATGTTTCACGCAACGACAATATTGGCAGTCAAGAAAGATGGACATACAGCAGTAGCTGGTGACGGGCAGGTCACTATGGGCAATGCCGTCATCATGAAAAATACGGCGCGTAAAGTAAGACGCCTTTATCACGGCAAGGTAATAGCAGGCTTTGCAGGTTCAGTGGCAGATGCCTTTGCTCTTTTTGATAAATTCGAATCAAAACTGGTCGACTGCAACGGCAACCTGGTCAGGGCGGCTGTCGAGTTTGCCAAGGAATGGAGAAGCGACAGAGTTCTCCAGAAACTGGAAGCGCTCCTGATCATGACAGACGGGGAGCATCTTTTCCTTGTATCCGGAAGCGGGGAAGTCATAGAACCTGACGACGGAATCCTTGCTATCGGAAGCGGCGGGAATTATGCGCTCGCAGCTGCCAGGGCACTGGTATCCGTAACAGATCTTTCTGCCCGTGAAATTGCAGAGAAATCACTTCATATAGCGGCAGATATCTGTGTTTATACAAATCACAACGTCATCGTGGAGGAAATATAATGAATGATGAATTAACGCCAAGACGTATTGTAGAATACCTGAATCAGTATATCATCGGCCAGCAGGATGCCAAGAAATCCGTGGCCGTTGCCCTTCGGAACCGCTGGCGCGCCAGCAAACTTTCTCCTGAAATCGCAAAGGAAGTCAGCCCGAAGAATATTCTCCTGATCGGGCCTACCGGCGTAGGCAAGACGGAAATCGCAAGAAGGATTGCTTCCCTTACCAATGCGCCTTTTGTAAAAGTGGAAGCGACAAAGTACACGGAAGTCGGCTATGTCGGCAGAGATGTAGAATCCATGGTCCGTGATCTGGCGGAAGAATCGGTACGCCTTGTCAAGAAGACAGAAGCAGACCGCCACAAGAAGGATGCCGAAGAGGCTGCCCTGAAGAAAATTCAGGAAGCTATGTGGCCGTCAAAGAAAACGGAAACCAGAAGCCCGATGGATATCATCTTCGGAGAAAAGAAAGCAGAACCTGCCATTGATCAGGGAGAAAAGGAAAGAAGAAAGGACCTTCTGGAAAGAATCAGAAGCGGGGAACTTGATGACCGCATGATTGAAATCGAGGTTGAAGATAAATCAGGAACATCCGGAGATTCAGACAATGAGCAGGCCAACCAGATTTCCATGATGCTTTCCAACATGATGCCCAAGAAAACACGCAAGAAGAGAGTGACTGTCCGCCAGGCCAAGAGTATCCTGGCAGAAGAAGCCGCTGAAGAGATGGTCGACATGGAAGTCGTCAAAGAAAAGGCAATCCGTCTGGCTGAAGAGCGGGGCATTATCTTTATTGATGAAATTGATAAAATTGCCGGAAGAAACAATACGAGCGGGGCAGATGTATCAAGGGAAGGCGTGCAGAGAGATATTCTTCCAATCGTAGAAGGAGCGACCGTAAAGACGAAGTATGGCCAGATGAAAACAGACCATATTCTGTTCATTGCTGCCGGTGCCTTCCATGTGTCCAAGCCAAGTGACCTGATTCCTGAGCTTCAGGGCCGCTTCCCTGTCCGCGTGGAACTCTCGAGCCTGACGAAGGAAGATTTAAGGAAGATATTGACAGAACCGCGCCAGGCCCTGATCCGCCAGTATGAATCGCTTCTTGAGACAGAAGGTGTGACGATTACGTTTACGGAAAGCTCTCTTGATGCCATTG is a genomic window of Veillonellaceae bacterium containing:
- the hslU gene encoding ATP-dependent protease ATPase subunit HslU; the encoded protein is MNDELTPRRIVEYLNQYIIGQQDAKKSVAVALRNRWRASKLSPEIAKEVSPKNILLIGPTGVGKTEIARRIASLTNAPFVKVEATKYTEVGYVGRDVESMVRDLAEESVRLVKKTEADRHKKDAEEAALKKIQEAMWPSKKTETRSPMDIIFGEKKAEPAIDQGEKERRKDLLERIRSGELDDRMIEIEVEDKSGTSGDSDNEQANQISMMLSNMMPKKTRKKRVTVRQAKSILAEEAAEEMVDMEVVKEKAIRLAEERGIIFIDEIDKIAGRNNTSGADVSREGVQRDILPIVEGATVKTKYGQMKTDHILFIAAGAFHVSKPSDLIPELQGRFPVRVELSSLTKEDLRKILTEPRQALIRQYESLLETEGVTITFTESSLDAIAEIATHVNEETEDIGARRLYTILERVLEDISFEAPDLEDKNVTIDGDYIREKMGRITQDIDVSNYIL